One genomic segment of Prochlorococcus marinus str. MIT 0919 includes these proteins:
- a CDS encoding ABC transporter ATP-binding protein, with the protein MTSFPGDVLNIKNLRMCYPASNQWILDGFNLNIAVGERVALIGSSGSGKSSVAKSLLQILPNGSLCKGDLVLCGKDLLTLSDKEMQNFRGEKVGFVFQDPMNRLNPLMTIGDHLIDTLKAHKPDKTSLWHRHRSEELLVKVGIDVARFNSFPHEFSGGMRQRLAIALAISLNPPLIVADEPTSSLDVSVANQIMTELSNLCDELGTALLLITHDLALAARWCGRMSIIQHGKIVEEGLSTDVVANPISLIGKRLVFAAREREQNNCVTRTNQHCVLDVDQVRCWHANGGLPWQPNWIKAVNEVSFSLYAGETLGVVGLSGCGKSTLCSALLGLTPIRGGCIKLCGQDLTTLNSQSLRKARQSLQMVFQDPCASMNPKMTVLDAIADPLLIHNMFNRHQAKEKARILLGHVGLTPVEDFHARFPNQLSGGQQQRVAIARALALNPQVLICDESVSMLDVEIQAEILALLSSLQETLGLSILFITHDLSLARGFCHRTLLLDQGIVVEEGPSEKLFQRPQHALTKQLIKDSPTLR; encoded by the coding sequence ATGACTAGTTTCCCTGGGGATGTTTTAAATATTAAAAACTTGAGGATGTGTTATCCCGCTAGTAATCAATGGATTCTTGATGGGTTTAATTTAAATATTGCTGTAGGAGAACGTGTTGCACTAATTGGCAGCTCAGGCTCTGGGAAAAGCAGTGTTGCAAAATCACTCTTGCAGATTCTTCCGAATGGAAGCCTTTGTAAAGGGGATTTAGTTCTATGTGGGAAAGATTTATTGACTTTGTCAGATAAAGAGATGCAAAATTTTAGGGGCGAGAAGGTTGGTTTCGTTTTTCAAGATCCAATGAATCGCCTCAATCCGTTGATGACGATAGGTGACCATTTAATTGATACCTTAAAAGCTCACAAACCAGACAAAACATCTTTATGGCATCGGCACCGTAGTGAAGAATTGTTGGTAAAAGTTGGCATTGATGTAGCTCGTTTTAATTCTTTTCCCCATGAATTTAGCGGCGGAATGCGCCAACGTTTGGCAATTGCATTAGCAATTTCATTGAATCCACCGTTAATAGTTGCTGATGAACCCACTTCCAGTCTTGATGTTTCAGTGGCAAATCAAATCATGACTGAATTGAGCAATCTCTGCGATGAGCTTGGGACTGCCCTCTTGTTGATTACGCATGATCTCGCTCTTGCAGCAAGATGGTGTGGAAGAATGAGCATCATTCAACATGGAAAAATTGTTGAAGAAGGATTGAGCACGGACGTTGTGGCTAATCCAATATCGTTAATAGGGAAAAGATTGGTGTTTGCGGCGAGAGAACGAGAGCAAAATAATTGTGTTACAAGAACTAATCAACATTGTGTTCTAGATGTTGATCAAGTTCGCTGTTGGCATGCGAATGGAGGACTGCCTTGGCAACCAAATTGGATTAAGGCCGTTAATGAGGTTTCCTTTTCCCTTTATGCAGGCGAAACCCTTGGAGTTGTGGGATTATCAGGGTGCGGTAAAAGCACTTTATGTAGTGCCCTTTTAGGTTTGACACCCATTCGAGGGGGCTGCATTAAGCTATGTGGACAAGATTTGACTACCTTAAATAGTCAATCCTTAAGAAAGGCGCGACAGTCTTTGCAAATGGTTTTCCAAGACCCTTGTGCATCTATGAATCCAAAAATGACAGTTCTAGATGCTATCGCTGACCCATTGCTGATTCATAACATGTTTAACCGTCACCAGGCAAAGGAAAAAGCAAGAATTCTTTTGGGTCATGTTGGACTTACTCCTGTAGAAGACTTTCATGCAAGGTTTCCTAATCAATTATCAGGTGGACAGCAACAAAGAGTAGCTATAGCTCGTGCACTTGCTTTAAACCCACAGGTTCTTATATGTGATGAAAGTGTAAGCATGTTGGACGTTGAAATTCAAGCAGAGATTTTAGCTTTATTAAGCTCATTACAGGAAACTTTAGGGCTTTCTATACTTTTTATTACCCATGATTTATCCTTGGCCCGTGGTTTTTGCCATAGAACCCTTTTGTTAGATCAGGGCATAGTCGTTGAAGAAGGCCCTTCCGAAAAGTTATTTCAAAGACCTCAACATGCCCTTACTAAACAGTTGATTAAGGACTCACCAACTCTGAGATAA
- a CDS encoding RluA family pseudouridine synthase, giving the protein MEENNAQSFGEGEGELIILHYPKPLPMRLDRWLVSQRSEQSRASIQKFINAGFVKVNGKEGKAKTPLRTGDEIQLWLPPPEPLPYLKPEKMHLDVIYEDKELIVINKEAGVAVHPAPGNKDGTLVNGLLHHCNDLPGISGKLRPGIVHRLDKDTTGCIVIAKTQESLVNLQLQIQKRIASRKYLAIVHGIPQGDSGTILGAIGRHPMNRKKYAVVSDESGRYACTHWELKERLGNYSLIAFQLDTGRTHQIRVHCAHIGHPIIGDSTYSRCRKLPIALSGQALHAYQLGLKHPQTNKEMLFEAPLPISFKRLLKVLQKN; this is encoded by the coding sequence ATGGAAGAGAATAATGCACAATCCTTTGGAGAAGGCGAAGGAGAATTAATAATCCTACATTATCCCAAACCATTGCCAATGCGACTTGACCGTTGGCTAGTCAGTCAAAGATCAGAACAAAGTCGAGCAAGTATTCAAAAATTTATCAATGCTGGGTTCGTAAAAGTTAATGGGAAAGAAGGTAAAGCAAAGACACCTTTGCGAACCGGAGATGAGATTCAACTATGGTTACCGCCTCCAGAGCCCTTGCCATATTTAAAGCCTGAAAAAATGCATTTAGATGTAATATATGAGGATAAAGAGCTAATAGTTATTAATAAAGAGGCAGGAGTAGCTGTTCATCCAGCTCCTGGGAATAAGGATGGCACTCTTGTCAACGGCTTACTACACCACTGCAATGATCTCCCAGGCATTAGCGGCAAACTTCGTCCAGGGATCGTACACAGGCTCGACAAAGATACAACAGGCTGCATTGTTATTGCTAAAACACAAGAATCATTAGTGAATCTCCAGCTACAAATTCAAAAAAGAATTGCATCTAGAAAATACTTAGCAATAGTGCATGGAATACCACAAGGAGATAGTGGAACAATTTTAGGGGCAATTGGACGACACCCAATGAATAGAAAAAAATATGCAGTTGTCTCTGATGAATCAGGTAGATATGCATGTACCCATTGGGAACTTAAAGAAAGGCTAGGCAATTATTCTCTTATAGCTTTCCAGTTAGATACAGGGCGAACACATCAAATTCGAGTTCATTGTGCTCATATCGGTCATCCAATCATTGGAGATTCTACTTACAGTCGTTGTCGTAAATTGCCTATTGCACTATCTGGACAAGCTCTACATGCATATCAACTTGGTCTAAAGCATCCACAGACTAATAAAGAGATGCTTTTTGAGGCGCCATTGCCTATTTCTTTTAAAAGATTGCTTAAAGTTTTACAAAAAAATTAA
- the ylqF gene encoding ribosome biogenesis GTPase YlqF yields the protein MTPLIQWYPGHIAKAERQLAKNIDQVDLVIEVRDARIPLSTSHPHLKKWIVNKKHLLVINRKDMITEKNLEEWDLWFKSNGETPRWCNAQNGTGIGVIKEAAIQMGEELNQRRELRGMRHRPVRALTLGFPNVGKSALINRLVNKKVVASSRRAGVTKSLQWVRLGQRLDLLDAPGVLPPRLDNQQAALRLAICDDIGQAAYDVESVAIAFLKLLHHLDNHNHERINNSLEKRYGIPFKRSKGDTHQWLENAANIHTSSDLRRMSHKLLDDFRKLLLGKIALELPT from the coding sequence GTGACCCCTCTTATTCAATGGTATCCAGGCCACATTGCAAAAGCCGAAAGACAGCTAGCAAAAAACATAGACCAAGTTGATCTAGTAATCGAAGTTAGAGATGCACGAATACCACTTTCGACTTCCCATCCTCATCTAAAAAAATGGATTGTCAACAAGAAACACCTCTTAGTTATTAATAGAAAAGACATGATTACAGAGAAAAATCTAGAGGAATGGGATTTATGGTTTAAAAGCAATGGGGAAACCCCAAGGTGGTGCAATGCACAAAATGGCACTGGGATAGGGGTAATCAAAGAAGCAGCAATACAAATGGGTGAAGAGTTGAACCAGCGTCGCGAACTCAGAGGCATGCGTCATCGGCCCGTTAGGGCTCTAACACTAGGGTTTCCTAATGTTGGGAAATCAGCGTTAATTAATAGATTGGTGAACAAGAAAGTAGTCGCTAGTTCTAGACGTGCAGGGGTTACGAAATCGCTGCAATGGGTAAGGCTTGGGCAAAGACTTGATTTATTAGATGCTCCAGGAGTCTTGCCGCCACGATTAGATAATCAACAAGCTGCTCTTCGACTTGCGATATGTGATGATATTGGGCAAGCTGCTTATGATGTGGAATCTGTAGCAATAGCTTTCTTAAAATTGCTACATCATCTGGATAATCATAATCACGAACGAATAAACAATTCTCTTGAAAAACGTTATGGTATTCCTTTCAAAAGAAGCAAAGGAGATACCCATCAATGGTTAGAGAATGCAGCCAATATCCATACTTCATCTGACCTAAGAAGAATGTCTCATAAGTTATTAGATGACTTTAGAAAATTATTGCTTGGGAAAATCGCACTTGAATTACCTACATAA
- a CDS encoding phosphoglycerate kinase — protein sequence MAKRSLSSLNAEDISGKRVLVRVDFNVPVNTEGSITDDTRIRAALPTIKDLMSKGARVILSAHFGRPKGKPNDEMRLTPVADRLSELLGITVVKTDSCIGPDAESKVNDLKDGGVVLLENVRFMPGEEKNDLEFAKQLSKLAQVYVNDAFGAAHRAHASTEGVTKFLSPNVAGYLMEKELQYLQGAIDSPKRPLAAIVGGSKVSSKIGVLESLIDKCDKVLIGGGMIFTFYKARGLSVGKSLVEDDKLDLAKALEEKARSKGVELLLPTDVILADNFAADADSQIASINSIPEGWMGLDIGPDSVKVFQDALNSCKTVIWNGPMGVFEFDKFANGTNSIASTLAELGERGCCTIIGGGDSVAAVEKAGLAAKMSHISTGGGASLELLEGKVLPGVSALDEIV from the coding sequence ATGGCAAAGCGTTCTCTTTCTAGTCTTAATGCAGAAGATATAAGTGGTAAGAGAGTATTGGTTAGAGTTGACTTTAATGTTCCAGTCAATACTGAAGGTTCCATAACAGATGATACAAGGATTCGTGCTGCTCTCCCAACAATTAAGGACTTGATGTCGAAAGGCGCGCGCGTGATCCTTTCTGCTCACTTTGGACGCCCTAAAGGTAAGCCTAATGATGAAATGCGCCTTACTCCTGTAGCAGATAGGCTTAGTGAATTATTGGGCATAACTGTTGTAAAAACTGATAGCTGTATTGGCCCTGATGCAGAGTCAAAAGTTAACGATCTTAAGGACGGTGGGGTAGTCCTTTTGGAAAATGTTCGTTTTATGCCTGGAGAAGAGAAAAATGATTTGGAGTTTGCTAAACAGTTATCAAAATTAGCTCAGGTTTATGTCAATGATGCTTTCGGCGCGGCTCACCGTGCTCATGCGTCAACTGAAGGAGTAACTAAATTTCTTAGCCCTAATGTTGCTGGCTATTTAATGGAAAAGGAGCTTCAGTATCTCCAGGGTGCTATCGATTCTCCCAAGAGACCTTTGGCTGCAATTGTTGGAGGTTCTAAAGTAAGCAGTAAGATTGGTGTCTTGGAATCTTTAATAGATAAATGTGACAAGGTTCTTATTGGTGGAGGAATGATATTTACTTTTTATAAAGCTCGTGGCCTTTCTGTAGGGAAAAGTTTAGTTGAAGATGACAAACTTGATCTTGCTAAAGCACTTGAAGAAAAAGCCAGATCGAAAGGTGTTGAGTTGCTTTTGCCTACAGATGTAATACTTGCAGATAATTTTGCTGCAGATGCCGACAGTCAAATAGCTTCAATAAATTCTATTCCTGAAGGATGGATGGGACTTGATATAGGACCTGATTCAGTAAAAGTTTTCCAAGACGCTTTGAATTCTTGTAAAACAGTAATTTGGAATGGACCTATGGGGGTTTTTGAATTTGATAAATTTGCTAATGGCACTAACTCTATTGCAAGTACTTTGGCTGAATTAGGAGAAAGAGGTTGCTGCACGATTATTGGAGGTGGCGATTCAGTTGCTGCTGTTGAGAAAGCAGGTCTTGCTGCGAAAATGTCTCACATCTCTACTGGTGGTGGTGCCAGTCTTGAGCTGCTTGAAGGGAAAGTTTTACCAGGTGTTTCTGCACTTGATGAAATTGTTTAA
- the murG gene encoding undecaprenyldiphospho-muramoylpentapeptide beta-N-acetylglucosaminyltransferase: MSRLLIAASGTGGHLFPAVAVAEALPKTWEITWLGVPDRLEVKLVPKKFELITVPVGGLQKNGLMKFVQALKLIAATLSVIRVIRKKRIKVIFTTGGYIAVPAVLAAKLSGIRVVLHESNAFPGKATRLFGRFCDQVALGWPPAAKYLPKCNLVVTGTPVREAFLAFNSVPSWVPVGGGPLIVVLGGSQGAVGLNRMIRDVLPDLLAKGCRVVHITGNKNQSNKVNAKLVEKPFTNEIPGLLQHADLIISRAGAGALSEFAVCNTPVVLVPYPYATDSHQEFNAMYAAEFGGALIVHEHEPGKKALANVLDHLLTSFISQKIDSLNLLDLMKEGMSKMAVRDSHLRIVEILEQIS, from the coding sequence ATGTCTCGCTTATTGATTGCGGCAAGTGGAACAGGCGGCCATCTTTTTCCTGCGGTTGCTGTTGCAGAAGCTTTGCCGAAAACTTGGGAAATTACTTGGTTGGGGGTGCCTGATCGTTTAGAGGTAAAGCTTGTCCCTAAAAAGTTTGAGCTGATAACTGTTCCAGTAGGGGGGTTGCAAAAGAATGGATTGATGAAGTTTGTTCAAGCGCTGAAATTAATTGCAGCAACATTATCAGTGATACGAGTGATTAGAAAAAAAAGGATAAAAGTTATTTTTACTACCGGTGGTTATATAGCTGTACCAGCTGTTTTGGCTGCAAAGTTATCTGGCATACGAGTAGTCCTTCATGAATCAAACGCCTTTCCTGGCAAAGCAACTAGGCTTTTTGGAAGATTTTGTGATCAAGTTGCACTTGGTTGGCCACCAGCTGCTAAATACCTGCCAAAGTGCAACTTAGTTGTAACTGGGACTCCTGTGCGCGAGGCCTTTCTAGCTTTTAATTCAGTTCCTTCCTGGGTACCAGTTGGAGGTGGTCCTTTAATAGTTGTTCTAGGAGGAAGTCAAGGTGCGGTTGGTTTGAATCGAATGATTAGAGATGTTTTGCCTGACTTGCTTGCCAAGGGTTGTCGAGTTGTTCATATTACCGGTAATAAAAATCAATCCAACAAAGTAAATGCCAAATTGGTTGAGAAGCCATTTACGAATGAAATACCTGGTTTGTTACAACATGCAGATCTTATTATTAGTAGAGCTGGCGCTGGTGCGTTAAGTGAATTTGCTGTTTGCAACACACCTGTTGTTTTGGTTCCTTATCCTTATGCAACAGATAGTCATCAAGAATTTAATGCAATGTATGCAGCGGAATTTGGAGGAGCACTAATTGTCCATGAGCATGAACCGGGTAAGAAAGCTTTAGCAAATGTATTAGATCATTTGTTAACTAGTTTTATCTCACAGAAAATAGATTCCTTAAACTTGCTTGATTTAATGAAGGAAGGTATGTCAAAGATGGCAGTTAGAGATTCTCATCTAAGAATTGTTGAGATCTTGGAACAAATCAGTTAG
- a CDS encoding pyridoxal phosphate-dependent aminotransferase, producing MAIDNNCDSLGFEHGGNIAEEAQRLGLEAYELLDASASLAPFSPQKAINQCILKAIENMGLKNYPDRNLYNLKEAIASWHKVKTSMVLPGNGAAELMTWAGRDAVNTGLSILPNPGFADYQRAINCWGGTYKQSSLPLRWNSSFPQSFPIKEISEVIWITNPHNPTGQLWDRNSLEKLTKTYKLVICDEAFLPLVPEGEKQSLIPLTTKYENLIVIRSLTKLFSIAGLRIGYVISAPERLKKWENLRDPWPMNSLAIAVGERLMKDTSLYKRHIQQIHQWIIGEGSWLHSHLNTLTGIKAHPSSTNFFLIESNTSLLPLREHLAQKKILLRDCRSFEGLGENWLRISLQNESNNQRIFNAIKSFTN from the coding sequence ATGGCTATAGATAATAACTGCGATTCGCTTGGATTTGAACATGGAGGCAATATTGCTGAAGAAGCTCAAAGATTAGGGCTAGAAGCCTACGAGCTTCTAGATGCAAGCGCATCCTTGGCTCCTTTCTCACCTCAAAAAGCAATAAATCAATGCATCTTAAAAGCGATAGAAAACATGGGGCTTAAAAATTACCCTGATCGTAATTTATACAATTTAAAAGAAGCTATTGCCTCTTGGCACAAAGTTAAAACATCTATGGTGCTACCTGGCAATGGAGCAGCAGAGTTAATGACATGGGCAGGCCGTGATGCAGTCAACACTGGTCTCAGCATCTTACCCAACCCAGGATTTGCAGACTATCAAAGAGCCATAAATTGTTGGGGAGGAACTTACAAGCAAAGTTCTCTTCCATTACGTTGGAATTCAAGCTTTCCACAATCTTTTCCAATCAAAGAAATCTCTGAAGTCATTTGGATTACCAACCCACATAATCCAACTGGACAATTGTGGGATCGTAATTCTTTAGAGAAATTAACCAAAACTTACAAGCTTGTTATATGTGACGAAGCCTTCTTACCTCTTGTTCCTGAGGGTGAAAAGCAATCATTAATTCCACTCACAACAAAATATGAGAACCTAATTGTAATCAGAAGTCTTACCAAACTATTTTCAATAGCTGGTTTGAGAATTGGCTATGTTATTAGTGCACCTGAACGGTTGAAAAAGTGGGAAAATCTTCGAGATCCATGGCCAATGAACTCTCTAGCTATTGCAGTAGGAGAAAGGCTGATGAAAGATACAAGCTTATATAAAAGACATATTCAACAAATACATCAATGGATCATAGGAGAAGGTTCATGGCTCCACTCCCATTTAAACACCCTGACTGGGATTAAAGCTCATCCATCATCCACCAACTTCTTTTTAATTGAAAGCAATACTTCCCTTCTACCATTACGAGAACATCTTGCCCAAAAGAAAATACTGCTTAGAGACTGCAGATCATTTGAAGGTTTAGGTGAAAACTGGTTGCGGATTAGCCTTCAAAACGAATCTAATAACCAACGTATTTTTAATGCAATAAAATCATTTACTAACTGA
- a CDS encoding quinone-dependent dihydroorotate dehydrogenase has translation MGNSLTAKFLSIPSLYKQLLAPVLSQDEGLDAEKLTTIVLNTLGQVSLYRKWPGISEVLAQLSKELERKDSRLKQKLFGCDFNNPLGLAAGFDKNGIAAGLWSYFGFGFAELGTVTWHPQKGNPQPRLFRLAKEQAALNRMGFNNNGAANLCKTLKKQRIQIPGYRPTILGINFGKSKITALEQAPDDYAASLELLAPFADYAVINVSSPNTPGLRTLQDPKKLRKLIERLRRIRSCPPLLVKIAPDLDNNAIKEIAKLAYEEGLAGLIAVNTSLDRLGLEDRVISQTGLRLSKEAGGLSGHPLQNRALEVIKILRQSAGEQLPLIGVGGIDSPQSAWERISAGASLLQVYTGWIFKGPILVPQILDGLSSQLDRHNFNNISEVVGSNTPWL, from the coding sequence ATGGGGAATTCACTAACAGCAAAATTTCTTTCAATACCCTCTCTATATAAACAATTACTTGCACCAGTCCTCTCACAAGATGAAGGTCTGGATGCTGAGAAATTAACAACTATTGTCCTTAATACATTAGGTCAAGTATCACTATATCGAAAATGGCCAGGCATCTCAGAAGTATTGGCTCAATTAAGTAAAGAGCTTGAAAGGAAAGACTCAAGGCTAAAACAAAAATTATTTGGATGTGATTTCAATAATCCATTAGGCCTTGCAGCGGGTTTTGACAAGAATGGTATAGCTGCAGGTTTATGGAGTTATTTTGGTTTCGGCTTTGCTGAGCTTGGTACAGTTACATGGCATCCTCAAAAAGGCAATCCCCAACCTAGGCTTTTTCGTCTAGCTAAAGAGCAAGCAGCTCTAAATCGAATGGGTTTTAACAATAATGGTGCGGCTAATCTTTGCAAAACACTAAAAAAGCAAAGGATCCAAATACCTGGATACCGACCAACAATACTTGGTATTAATTTCGGGAAGTCAAAAATAACCGCACTTGAACAAGCACCAGATGACTATGCGGCCTCCTTAGAACTGTTAGCTCCTTTTGCAGACTATGCAGTAATCAATGTCAGCTCTCCTAATACACCCGGTCTTAGAACATTACAAGATCCAAAAAAATTAAGGAAACTAATAGAACGACTGCGTCGAATTCGCAGCTGTCCACCATTACTGGTAAAAATTGCTCCTGACCTAGACAACAATGCAATTAAAGAGATCGCAAAACTTGCCTACGAGGAAGGACTGGCAGGTTTGATCGCGGTAAATACCAGTCTAGACCGGCTAGGGCTGGAGGATAGAGTGATTTCACAGACTGGTTTAAGACTTTCCAAAGAAGCGGGTGGTCTCAGTGGCCATCCACTGCAAAATAGAGCCTTGGAAGTCATCAAGATTTTAAGGCAATCAGCAGGAGAACAACTACCTCTTATAGGTGTAGGAGGAATTGATTCGCCGCAAAGTGCTTGGGAGCGAATTTCAGCGGGTGCATCTCTTCTACAAGTTTATACAGGTTGGATTTTCAAAGGGCCTATTCTCGTGCCTCAAATTCTCGATGGACTATCTTCTCAATTGGATCGACATAACTTCAATAATATCTCTGAAGTAGTGGGAAGCAATACACCATGGCTATAG